The genomic stretch gcctgactgggaatcaaacctgtgatactttggttcgagcccgcgctcaatccactgagctatgccagccagggctaatttcccTGTTCTTGAAAAAtctcttttcacatttattttgtacttatagTCTCTTTTGCCATTTCAAAGAAGCTGCACTATTCTACCTCTGCCCTACAGGCTGTGGGGAGGGACCCGGCCATCAGCAGGACAGCAAGGATGGGGGGCAGTAGGGGGCCCAGATGCCATGTGTGGGCCTGTCTTTGGGCAGCTGCACAAGGTTAGCACTCACGCTGCTAGCTGAATGGCCACTGCTTAACTGTGTGACCTGTTCCACGGACTAAGGTCAAAGTGAATTTGTGGGCCATTATATAAACTTCTCCACACAAAAAATTGTTAATTTGTTCATTGAAatgttataaatgaggaaatgaaacaaaaaacattttagtgaAACAGTTtacttatatatgaaaaaacacatatacaaaacatgtacatatatatacataaaataaagaagttataAGGTAATATTTGTCCTCAATGCAAGTGATATATTTCAGATTATCTATTTTCTTCTATTGTAGTttgattttcaataaaaatgtgatttgcAGCCATTAGTGTGTGGAAATCACTCATACTCACTTGCAAGAATAggttaaatttttaacatttttgagagGCAGCTGGCATTACATTCACAGTTAGAAATTGGCTAATTGAAGATTATTTCTAATATACaccaagaaaattattaaattctaccaatcaggcttttcttttttcagaaacaAGTGTCAaatatttaccagcacaccaATGCTTGATGAGCACTAAAACAATTTGACCAGTTATTACTGGGTCTTAGCTTACAGTTAAAAAGACACTGAGTAACAAATACCATATAGAGTTCCCAGTACCCAGAGACCACCTCGCCCAGTACgtactagttttcttttttgttttcttctctcacttttcTATTATTCAAACATGTATGTATCaatattaagcaaaaaggaaTGGTGAATTCAAAACACAACTTTTGGACTATATATTTCACGTTTATTAAAAATCAGGATACCAATTAGCAATACAAAAAGCCGATGAgcctgaggaagaaaggaaggcactGCATCTAATAAGATAGAAATTGCTGTGATTAAGATGAGACCTGCATGAACACGTGGTTGACGCTGCGGCTTCAGTTACacaatttccatttctcttccatttcaaaaatgtttaacctCACAACAGTAACATCAAGTCAAGGCTTAACTCTCAGCTAACTGATGACTGATTCCTGACAGCATGTGCATTTCTGAAATTgttaattctgtatttatttacctATAGTTTTTAGTTGTCGATATGTCAAAATACATCTGGTCAGACATGGAAGGAGAAAACGTGGATGGGACTATCCCGGGAGGTGTGCGTGGTGGGGAAGGGGCCGCAGCCCTGGAGCTCAGCTGTGGTTGCTCCCTTCCACGTAGTTCAAAAGATTTTGTGTATCTTCATCCCACTCCCACCTTTTTTCAACTTCTTTTCACCTTTCTaacgttctttttttttttctctacctgGAAGTAGTGTGCATATGAAGTATGCTGAAAAGGAGcaatttttggtcaaaaatgaGTCCTCTTCTTTTCCTCAAGTCTTAGAAACTAAGAGCTTTCCATGATAGTCAAAatacatcacacacacacgcatactttaaatgatttcattcttcttacttccagttctttttcttcaattcaCTCATACAGAATAAGTCTATTCAGTTTCTTTTTGAGTAAATAAATTAGTGTTATGGAAATGTGAGGTGAAAACTTTACCTAGTAAAATGTACTTAAGTGCTCTGCGAAACCAGGGATAGAAGAAACCATATATTAAGGGATTACACGTGGAATTGAAATAGCCAAACCATGTCAAAGCATCAAACAAAACCACCGGGGTAGAGAAGTTCAAAAAGGGGTCCAATAAAATTGTGAAGAAACAGGGAAACCAACACAGCAAGAAAACACCCATCACTATCCCTAAAGTTTTGGctgcttttttgtctttcttcatttGAGTGTTTTGATTTTCTGATAAGTTGTTGATCGCACGAGCGTGTTTTCTGGAAACTGCAAAAATTTGGCCATAAATCCCCACCATCACTGACCCAGGAGTGAAGAAACCCGCCATGAACAAGGTGGTCCCCCATAACTTGTTGAACATTACTGGGCAGGAACTGGAACAAGAGACCAAGATATCATAGCCCTCTATCCCATCGGCGTAGGCCTCGGAGAAGACCACTCCGAATGCAAACGCTCCAGGGACTGTCCAGCAGAGCAGCAGCAACCGCTTAATGACTGGAATGGTCATTTTGGTGGAATACCGTAAAGGGTAACAGATAGCATAAAATCTATCAATGGCCACGGAGCAAAGATGGAAAATGGACGTTATGCTAAGCATCAAGTCAAAACTATAATGAATCTTGCAAAATGTGAGCCCGAAATACCAGCAGTTCTCCACTGATCTGACCATACTGTACGGCATGATGGTGAAGCCCAGGAGGAAGTCGGTGACCGCCATGGAGAGGATGAGGAAGTTGGTTGGCGTGTGCAGCTGCCTGAAGTAGGAGATGGAAACGATCATGGTCAGGTTGCCGAAGACCGTGATGAATATGGCTCCTGCCATAAATGAGTACATGGCTGTGCGGATGCCCAGCGGCCTTAGGTTTTCTGGGCAAGATCCATTTCCATATTCAGAGCAGTTGAATGTTTCCTTCAGGAAAAGCAAGGACACATGGAATTTTGTCAGACAATAGATAAAACTTTCTATGTTTTATATAGTTTTCCTAGAAGAATCTAGAAAGCTATAAAAGACTCAAGGAACATAGTTtatgctaaaatatttacttatgatgtatttatttatttaaatctttatttgcAACTTCATAGAATTCTAATGGGTTTAAATGATcattgtttatactttccttGATTCAGATTATACCACTAAAATTTAGAAAGCTCTTACTTTATTATGCCAGggcctgaaatttaaaaagaagacaagatgaagaaggaggagaaggagaaagaagtttATTATTGAACTTATTACAATTGATCTTCCTTGTACATGTACAAAGGCTAGATACCCACTGAAAACTACATTCACTTCTTCAGGTGAGTCAGGAATACAAAATCAAATTTGATTTGATTGGGGCCTATACCTTTGTGGGACCAGGAggttattatttttagttatgtGTTCCactattttcattatgtttcattttttaggtTGAAGTTCTTTGAAAGAGGAAGAATCATACAAGGATATCTAATGATCTGGCGGAATCATCTTCTTCAGTCATCCGTGAAGCCTTGCAAAGCATCTCACCAGCCAGAGCAGCTAAAGCAGAGGTGGGCAAAGACCAAAGCTGgactattttcacttttttaggAAGAGCAAGTGCACCTCCTCAGTgcctcttctcccagccccatGTAATGAACTTGTAATAACAAGTTCCCTTGTGTGGGTCACCCAGAGAGCTAGGAGCAAATGATTAGAAAGCTTTAGGAAAGCAAGCCATCTCCACTGCAGTAAAAACAAGTGGTTCATGCTGTCCTTGTATTGGCCCAGTATCTTCCTTTTGCATATAAAAATCAGCATGTATAAAAAGCATTATTAAATACAAAGCGCAACtacaaaaatttcttaatttttttatttattgatttgtgagagagaaacattgatttgtttttccacttatttatgtattcattggttgattcttgtatgtgctttgaccaggaattgaactcacaaccttggcatattgagatgaCACTAATCAaatgaactacccagccagggacaAAGCATGactattaaaatgacaaaaagccTTTAGCCATCAATGACTTCACACATATCAGACCGGGCCAATTACTAATAGATAATGCAATAAGTTCTCAGCTTCTGTGATGTAAGAGCACCACCACGCATAActgtttattgaatgcctacaaTATACAAGACTcaatgaaagaatgagaaagaataaacCAGTCCATGGCTGCAGAAAGTCTACACAACAGGTGAAGAGACAAAACACACCGACACGTAAAAACTAAATGATCTTGTACcgcagataaaaaaaaataacagtggtGATTAATTGACCAAAGAAAGGTCTAGGCAAAATGTGAAATCAAACATCAAAAATGGGCAAGGAAATTTCAGGCTGGGGTAGACAAGAATATTCTCGCTGAAGGTGGGGCTTTcgacttgcttttttttttttaattttaatcattgttcaagtacagttttctcccccctactcccattccagcccacccacccaaccctccccacttcgaCTTGCTTTTAAAGGGTAAAGGGGATTtgagcagaagagaaaaaagccTATTCCAAGAAGAAAGGTTGAGTGAAGAAAAAGCACCAAGATTTGTGGAGGCATTTGAAAGCCACTCACAGGGTGTCTGAAACACATCAGAGAAAAT from Phyllostomus discolor isolate MPI-MPIP mPhyDis1 chromosome 4, mPhyDis1.pri.v3, whole genome shotgun sequence encodes the following:
- the LOC114495388 gene encoding trace amine-associated receptor 2; the protein is MESSTVQQETFNCSEYGNGSCPENLRPLGIRTAMYSFMAGAIFITVFGNLTMIVSISYFRQLHTPTNFLILSMAVTDFLLGFTIMPYSMVRSVENCWYFGLTFCKIHYSFDLMLSITSIFHLCSVAIDRFYAICYPLRYSTKMTIPVIKRLLLLCWTVPGAFAFGVVFSEAYADGIEGYDILVSCSSSCPVMFNKLWGTTLFMAGFFTPGSVMVGIYGQIFAVSRKHARAINNLSENQNTQMKKDKKAAKTLGIVMGVFLLCWFPCFFTILLDPFLNFSTPVVLFDALTWFGYFNSTCNPLIYGFFYPWFRRALKYILLGKVFTSHFHNTNLFTQKETE